AGCCTCAAGCACCTTTTGCTCCCGATCTGACAGTTTTTCGACTTCCATAATTAAAACATCTCAAATGTGTTTAGAGCCGCAGGAGGCCATGTGCGCTCCTGCGGCAAATTACAATTGGTATAGACCAAGGTAATACGTGACACGCATGAATTTATTACATCATGCCGCCCATACCACCCATTCCGCCCATGCCACCCATACCACCCATAGCACCCATATCAGGAGCAGCAGCTTCGCCTTCAGGTTTTGGCTTATCTGAGACGATACACTCGGTGGTAAGGATCAGACTTGAAATACTTGCAGCATTCTCAAGTGCAGTACGTGTAACCTTGGTTGGGTCAATAACACCCGCCTCTATGAGGTCCTCATACTTGTTTGAGTATGCGTTGAAACCATAAGCACCTTTACCGTTTTTGACTTCGTTGCAAACAACAGAGGATTCCATACCGCTGTTTGAAACTATCATGCGCAGAGGCTCTTCACAAGCACGACGGATAATACTTACACCCAGAGCCTCGTCGTTGTCTTCCAGCTTATAGTTGTCAAGAGTTGTTGCAGCACGGACAAGCGCCACACCACCCCCAGCAACAATCCCTTCCTCAACAGCAGCACGTGTTGCATGAAGAGCATCCTCAACGCGAGCCTTTTTCTCCTTCATTTCAGACTCTGTAGCGGCACCGATGTTGATCACTGCAACACCACCGGCCAGTTTTGCCAGACGTTCCTGGAGCTTTTCAGAGTCGTAATCAGAAGTACTGTCTTCGATCTGCTTTCTGATAAGCTTAACTCTGCCTTTGATATCTTCTGACTTGCCGGCACCTTCGATAATTGTAGTGTTTTCTTTGTCGATGCTAACTCTCTTTGCACTTCCAAGAGAATCGACAGTGGTGTTTTCAAGTTTGAAACCGGCATCTTCTGAGATAAGCACTCCACCTGTAAGCACAGCGATATCCTCAAGCATTGCTTTGCGACGGTCGCCAAAACCCGGAGCCTTAACAGCTGCGATTTTAAGAGTACCGCGGAGTTTGTTTACAACCAGTGTTGCCAAGGCTTCACCTTCAACATCCTCAGCAATTATAAGGAGCTGCTTGCCCATCTGTGCAACTTTTTCCAGCACAGGGAGAAGATCCTTCATGGTGCTGATTTTCTTGTCATAGATGAGAATCATAGGCTCATCAAGAACACACTCCATAGTTTCAGGATTTGTCACAAAGTAGGGTGAGAGATAACCGCGATCAAACTGCATCCCCTCAACTACCTCAAGATTAGTCTCGATGCTTTTAGCTTCTTCAACAGTGATCACACCATCTTTACCAACCTTCTCCATAGCATCGGCGATAAGATCTCCGATTTCCTTATCGTTGTTTGCGGAGATTGCACCAACCTGAGCGATCTCTTTTTTTCCGGAAATAGGCTTTGATTCTTTCTGAAGTGACTCAACGATAACTCTTACAGCCTTATCAACACCACGCTTAAGGGCCATGGCATTGGCTCCGGCAGTAACGTTTTTGATACCCAGACGAGCGATAACCTGTGCAAGAACGGTTGCTGTAGTAGTACCATCACCGGCAACATCACTTGTCTTAGATGCAACTTCCTTAACCATCTGTGCACCCATGTTTTCGAACTTATCTTCAAGCTCGATCTCTTTTGCCACAGTAACACCGTCTTTTGTGACAGTAGGTGAAC
This is a stretch of genomic DNA from Chitinispirillum alkaliphilum. It encodes these proteins:
- a CDS encoding Heat shock protein 60 family chaperone GroEL; the encoded protein is MAGKQIAFDVIAREKLLNGVDTLANAVRVTLGPRGRNVVLEKSFGSPTVTKDGVTVAKEIELEDKFENMGAQMVKEVASKTSDVAGDGTTTATVLAQVIARLGIKNVTAGANAMALKRGVDKAVRVIVESLQKESKPISGKKEIAQVGAISANNDKEIGDLIADAMEKVGKDGVITVEEAKSIETNLEVVEGMQFDRGYLSPYFVTNPETMECVLDEPMILIYDKKISTMKDLLPVLEKVAQMGKQLLIIAEDVEGEALATLVVNKLRGTLKIAAVKAPGFGDRRKAMLEDIAVLTGGVLISEDAGFKLENTTVDSLGSAKRVSIDKENTTIIEGAGKSEDIKGRVKLIRKQIEDSTSDYDSEKLQERLAKLAGGVAVINIGAATESEMKEKKARVEDALHATRAAVEEGIVAGGGVALVRAATTLDNYKLEDNDEALGVSIIRRACEEPLRMIVSNSGMESSVVCNEVKNGKGAYGFNAYSNKYEDLIEAGVIDPTKVTRTALENAASISSLILTTECIVSDKPKPEGEAAAPDMGAMGGMGGMGGMGGMGGMM